Proteins from a genomic interval of Erwinia sp. SLM-02:
- a CDS encoding diguanylate phosphodiesterase: MLTTLIYRSHICEPFPTEALKEMVAAANAKNGQAAVTGILLFNGIHFFQLLEGPQESVFEIYNHICADKRHYNVVELLCDFAPNRRFGKAGMELFDLRDYEKEDVLQRILNQGTSKYQLLYDDRALHFFRTFVEATEKENYFEIPRPDSWAFIPEGDGVTLEALPAGIAANCSFAFQPIVDPLAQEIVSLEALIRTPCGDTAQVFFSGLEDDALYEADLRSKQVAFRLAGELNVAAQTLSVNLLPMTLVRMPNAVDFLLAEIAASGLIPEQVIVEFTENEVISRLDDFTNAVRQLKAAGIRVAIDHFGGGFAGLSLLARFQPERIKINRELIRDVHKSGPRQAIVRAIIQCCTSLEIRVSAVGVEQPEEWMWLESAGVSHFQGHLFAAPAFQGIPAIAWPEMLTEM, encoded by the coding sequence ATGCTCACTACCCTTATTTATCGCAGCCATATTTGTGAGCCTTTCCCGACCGAGGCACTCAAGGAAATGGTTGCCGCTGCAAATGCAAAAAATGGCCAGGCTGCCGTCACGGGTATTCTGCTTTTCAACGGGATCCACTTCTTCCAGCTACTCGAAGGCCCGCAGGAAAGCGTGTTTGAGATTTACAACCACATCTGTGCAGACAAACGCCACTACAACGTGGTTGAACTGCTTTGTGATTTCGCGCCAAACCGGCGGTTCGGCAAAGCGGGAATGGAACTCTTTGACTTACGCGATTATGAGAAAGAAGACGTTCTCCAGCGCATACTGAATCAGGGAACGTCGAAATATCAGCTGCTTTACGATGACCGCGCGCTGCACTTTTTCCGCACGTTCGTTGAAGCGACGGAAAAAGAAAACTACTTTGAAATCCCGCGTCCGGATTCCTGGGCCTTCATTCCTGAAGGGGATGGCGTTACGCTTGAGGCGCTCCCGGCGGGCATCGCAGCGAACTGCAGCTTTGCTTTTCAGCCAATAGTCGATCCGCTCGCGCAGGAGATTGTCTCGCTGGAGGCCTTAATACGCACCCCTTGCGGCGATACCGCGCAGGTATTTTTCAGCGGGCTTGAAGATGACGCGCTGTACGAGGCCGATCTGAGAAGTAAGCAGGTTGCCTTCCGTCTTGCCGGTGAGTTAAACGTGGCGGCGCAGACGCTGTCCGTCAACCTGCTGCCTATGACGCTGGTCAGAATGCCCAATGCGGTCGATTTCCTGCTGGCCGAGATCGCCGCCAGCGGGCTGATCCCTGAACAGGTCATCGTTGAGTTTACCGAGAATGAGGTTATCTCCCGCCTCGACGACTTTACGAATGCGGTCAGGCAGCTGAAAGCGGCCGGCATCCGCGTGGCGATCGACCATTTTGGCGGTGGGTTTGCAGGCCTGTCACTGCTGGCGAGATTCCAGCCGGAACGAATCAAAATCAACCGTGAACTGATCCGTGACGTGCACAAAAGCGGCCCCCGACAGGCCATCGTTCGGGCGATCATCCAGTGCTGTACCTCGCTTGAGATTCGGGTTTCAGCCGTCGGCGTTGAGCAGCCCGAAGAGTGGATGTGGCTGGAATCCGCCGGGGTCTCACACTTCCAGGGCCACCTGTTTGCGGCGCCGGCTTTCCAGGGTATCCCGGCTATCGCCTGGCCTGAAATGCTGACCGAGATGTAA
- the slyA gene encoding transcriptional regulator SlyA has product MDTPLGTDLARLVRIWRALIDQRLKPLELTQTHWVTLHNIHQLPPEQSQIQLAKAIGIEQPSLVRTLDQLEEKGLIVRSTCANDRRAKRIRLTEEAEPIINQVEDVIDATRDDILAGISPDEIKKLVTLIARLEKNIVELQRKDD; this is encoded by the coding sequence TTGGATACCCCATTGGGAACCGACCTTGCAAGACTGGTGCGCATCTGGCGCGCATTAATCGATCAAAGACTGAAACCGCTGGAGCTGACGCAGACGCACTGGGTGACGCTGCACAATATTCATCAGCTGCCCCCTGAGCAGTCGCAGATCCAGCTGGCAAAAGCCATCGGCATTGAACAGCCGTCGCTGGTGCGCACGCTGGATCAGCTGGAAGAGAAGGGGCTGATCGTTCGCAGCACCTGCGCTAACGACCGGCGCGCCAAACGCATCCGCCTGACGGAGGAAGCCGAGCCGATTATTAATCAGGTTGAAGACGTGATTGACGCCACGCGGGACGATATTCTGGCCGGTATTTCACCGGATGAAATCAAGAAGCTGGTAACGCTGATTGCCCGGCTGGAAAAAAATATCGTGGAACTCCAGCGCAAAGATGACTGA
- the ycgZ gene encoding regulatory protein YcgZ, translating into MQQNRYMPDTANAITRYFNKADQFEQQATLGQIVVEILTDGRSLNRKAICTKLLGRLENAADAKEENHYQTLIGLLFEN; encoded by the coding sequence ATGCAGCAGAACCGATACATGCCGGATACAGCAAATGCCATTACCCGCTATTTCAATAAAGCAGACCAGTTTGAACAGCAGGCGACCCTTGGGCAGATCGTGGTTGAAATACTGACCGACGGGCGCAGCCTGAATCGCAAAGCGATTTGCACCAAATTACTTGGCCGTCTTGAAAACGCCGCCGATGCTAAAGAAGAAAATCATTATCAGACGCTAATTGGTTTGCTTTTCGAGAACTGA
- a CDS encoding MerR family transcriptional regulator, with amino-acid sequence MAFYSIGDVAERCGINPVTLRAWQRRYELLKPKRTEGGHRQFDEDDIQRIEEIKRWIESGVSVGKVKALLEESEINLQEGAASRQEEMMTILRQARPVKLRALIGEVGRKHPVDVAIDQIILPVRQRLALDLMTAHSMNSLFDGALIDYASACLAAARKKPGRETLLLSWANDDRTQLWLEAWRLSQRSWHVDVLSEPLESPRPELFPGQHIFVWTGHPLTPLQKEQMTHWQAQGYDVAFHAG; translated from the coding sequence ATGGCCTTTTACAGTATTGGTGATGTCGCGGAACGTTGCGGAATAAATCCGGTGACGCTGCGTGCGTGGCAGCGGCGCTACGAGTTGTTGAAACCCAAGCGCACCGAAGGCGGGCATCGCCAGTTTGATGAAGACGATATCCAGCGTATCGAAGAGATTAAGCGCTGGATCGAAAGCGGTGTTTCCGTCGGCAAGGTGAAAGCGCTTTTAGAAGAGAGCGAAATCAATCTGCAGGAGGGGGCGGCATCGCGGCAGGAAGAGATGATGACCATCCTACGCCAGGCCAGGCCGGTTAAACTGCGCGCCCTGATCGGCGAAGTGGGGCGTAAACATCCCGTTGACGTGGCAATCGATCAGATTATCCTTCCCGTTCGCCAGCGGCTGGCACTTGACCTGATGACCGCCCACTCCATGAACAGCCTGTTTGATGGCGCACTGATCGACTACGCCAGCGCATGCCTTGCGGCCGCGCGGAAAAAGCCGGGCAGAGAGACGTTATTATTAAGCTGGGCTAACGACGACCGAACGCAGCTGTGGCTTGAAGCCTGGCGGCTTTCACAGCGGAGCTGGCATGTTGATGTGCTCTCCGAACCCCTCGAATCGCCGCGGCCTGAGCTTTTTCCGGGCCAGCACATTTTTGTCTGGACGGGGCATCCGCTGACGCCGCTTCAAAAGGAGCAGATGACGCACTGGCAGGCGCAGGGATATGACGTTGCGTTTCACGCAGGATAA
- the anmK gene encoding anhydro-N-acetylmuramic acid kinase: protein MKSGRYIGVMSGTSLDGVDVVVAAIDQQMVAQQASYSHPIPHELKLQILAICQGQPLTLSQLGQLDTRLGRLFAEAVNTLLKRQGLSREDITAIGCHGQTVWHEPNGDAPNTLQIGDNNQIAAATGITVVGDFRRRDMALGGQGAPLVPAFHHAVLMHPSERRMVLNIGGIANLSLLMPGHPPRGYDTGPGNMLLDAWIWRQQGKPYDRDGAWGAGGRIIYPLLQQMLSDPYFALSAPKSTGREYFNLGWLERHLAMFPGLAAQDVQATLIELTASTIAGQVLLSGGCERLLVCGGGGRNLQLISRLVALLPGTEVTSTDKAGISGDDMEALAFAWLAWRTLSGLPGNLPSVTGARESSVIGAIFPANRPLR from the coding sequence ATGAAATCGGGACGCTATATTGGTGTGATGTCAGGAACCAGTCTTGACGGTGTTGACGTCGTTGTTGCCGCTATCGATCAGCAGATGGTGGCTCAGCAGGCCAGCTATTCACATCCCATTCCGCACGAGCTTAAGCTGCAGATCCTCGCCATCTGTCAGGGGCAGCCGCTGACGCTCTCACAGCTTGGACAGCTGGATACCCGCCTGGGCCGGCTGTTTGCGGAGGCGGTGAATACCCTGCTGAAACGCCAGGGGCTGAGCCGTGAGGATATTACCGCCATTGGCTGCCACGGCCAGACGGTGTGGCATGAACCGAATGGCGACGCGCCGAACACCCTGCAGATCGGCGACAATAATCAGATCGCGGCGGCCACCGGTATCACGGTGGTCGGCGACTTCCGCCGCCGGGATATGGCGCTGGGAGGCCAGGGCGCGCCGCTGGTTCCCGCTTTCCATCATGCGGTGCTGATGCATCCCAGCGAGCGCAGAATGGTGCTCAACATTGGCGGCATCGCCAATCTTTCCCTGCTGATGCCGGGCCACCCTCCGCGAGGTTATGATACCGGGCCGGGCAATATGCTGCTCGATGCCTGGATCTGGCGGCAGCAGGGCAAACCCTACGATCGCGACGGTGCCTGGGGTGCCGGTGGGCGTATTATTTATCCCCTGTTGCAGCAAATGCTCAGCGATCCCTATTTCGCACTCAGCGCACCGAAAAGCACCGGCAGGGAATACTTTAATCTCGGCTGGCTGGAGCGCCATCTCGCGATGTTCCCCGGGCTGGCCGCGCAGGATGTTCAGGCCACACTGATTGAGCTGACGGCCAGCACCATCGCCGGACAGGTATTACTGAGCGGTGGCTGTGAGCGGCTGCTGGTGTGCGGGGGCGGCGGGCGTAATCTGCAGCTGATCTCACGGCTGGTGGCGCTGCTGCCGGGCACGGAGGTCACCAGTACCGATAAAGCCGGGATCAGCGGCGACGATATGGAAGCGCTGGCGTTTGCCTGGCTGGCCTGGCGCACGCTGAGCGGGCTGCCGGGCAATCTGCCTTCGGTAACCGGCGCGCGCGAATCCAGCGTGATTGGCGCAATATTCCCGGCAAATCGTCCATTACGCTGA
- a CDS encoding MliC family protein, producing the protein MKQGIIVAALLLSGCSYFQHSAEEQPRTLHYTCGTLPLTVQLDNAKSEVSLILDGNPLTLKQQVAASGTRYSDGNYVFWSKGDSAFIERNDKIIINDCQLQNAG; encoded by the coding sequence ATGAAACAGGGGATTATCGTGGCGGCGCTGCTGCTTTCAGGCTGTAGCTACTTCCAGCATTCCGCAGAGGAACAGCCCAGAACGCTGCACTATACCTGCGGCACGCTGCCGTTAACCGTTCAGCTCGATAACGCAAAAAGTGAAGTCAGCCTGATCCTCGACGGCAACCCGCTGACGTTAAAACAGCAGGTGGCGGCATCGGGTACCCGTTACAGCGACGGTAACTATGTCTTCTGGTCCAAGGGTGATTCTGCCTTTATTGAGCGTAATGACAAAATCATCATAAATGACTGTCAGTTACAGAACGCAGGTTAA
- the slyB gene encoding outer membrane lipoprotein SlyB yields MMKRLLAVTLVGMTLAGCANNDTLSGDVYSASEAKQVQSVSYGTLVSVRPVQIQGGENSNVIGAIGGAVLGGFLGNTVGGGTGRSLATAAGAIAGGVAGQGVESAVNKSQGVELEIRKDDGNTIMVVQKQAASRFSVGQRVAMASNGSQITVSPR; encoded by the coding sequence ATGATGAAGCGTTTACTAGCCGTGACACTTGTCGGGATGACGCTGGCGGGTTGTGCAAATAACGATACATTGTCAGGTGATGTGTATTCCGCGTCGGAAGCCAAGCAGGTTCAAAGCGTCTCTTACGGTACTCTCGTTTCCGTTCGTCCGGTTCAAATCCAGGGCGGCGAAAACAGCAACGTTATCGGCGCTATCGGCGGTGCCGTACTGGGTGGCTTCCTCGGTAATACCGTGGGCGGCGGTACAGGCCGCAGCCTGGCAACGGCCGCAGGCGCAATTGCCGGTGGCGTAGCCGGTCAGGGCGTAGAGTCCGCGGTGAACAAGAGCCAGGGCGTAGAGCTGGAAATCCGCAAGGATGATGGCAATACCATCATGGTGGTTCAGAAGCAGGCTGCCAGCCGCTTCTCGGTCGGTCAGCGTGTTGCGATGGCCTCAAACGGCAGCCAGATCACCGTTTCCCCACGCTAA
- a CDS encoding biofilm development regulator YmgB/AriR family protein produces MNQTARKNTESFQGIPGSSLSEYFRTSGEALAEESALLGQVIRSILASNQHLTNKAIIARLIDVLEYTDSVVTGDVVRKTLEIVLDHTVDDI; encoded by the coding sequence ATGAACCAGACAGCAAGAAAAAACACAGAGAGTTTTCAGGGTATTCCGGGTAGCAGCCTCTCTGAGTATTTCCGTACCTCAGGCGAAGCGCTGGCAGAGGAATCGGCACTGCTTGGGCAGGTCATCCGCAGCATTCTTGCGTCCAACCAGCACCTGACCAATAAGGCGATTATTGCGCGGCTCATAGACGTTCTTGAATACACCGACAGCGTGGTCACCGGTGACGTCGTCCGTAAGACTCTGGAAATCGTTCTGGATCATACGGTTGATGATATTTGA
- the pdxH gene encoding pyridoxamine 5'-phosphate oxidase — MSDSDHLQQIAHLRREYTRGGLRRKDLPEDPLKLFEHWFEQAVAAQLPDPSAMSVATVDERGQPYQRIVLLKHFDQQGMVFYTNLGSRKAQQLEKNPRISLLFPWHMLERQVMVLGSVERLSTLEVIKYFHSRPRDSQLGAWVSKQSSRISARGVLEGKFLELKQKFQQGEIPLPSFWGGFRIKIDSMEFWQGGAHRLHDRFFYQREDDNSWSIDRLAP, encoded by the coding sequence ATGAGCGACAGCGATCACCTGCAACAAATTGCCCACCTGCGGCGCGAATATACCCGTGGCGGCCTGCGCCGCAAAGACCTTCCCGAAGACCCGCTGAAACTGTTTGAGCACTGGTTCGAGCAGGCGGTCGCGGCGCAGCTGCCCGACCCCTCAGCGATGAGCGTTGCGACGGTTGACGAACGCGGCCAGCCCTACCAGCGGATCGTGCTGCTCAAGCACTTCGACCAGCAGGGAATGGTGTTCTACACCAACCTCGGCAGCCGCAAAGCGCAGCAGCTGGAAAAGAATCCCCGCATCAGCCTGCTGTTTCCCTGGCACATGCTGGAGCGTCAGGTAATGGTGCTGGGCAGCGTTGAGCGCCTTTCAACGCTGGAAGTGATCAAATATTTCCACAGCCGCCCGCGCGACAGTCAGCTGGGTGCCTGGGTATCCAAACAGTCCAGCCGCATCTCTGCCCGTGGCGTGCTGGAAGGAAAATTCCTCGAACTTAAACAAAAATTCCAGCAGGGCGAGATCCCGCTACCCAGCTTCTGGGGCGGATTCCGCATCAAAATCGACTCAATGGAGTTCTGGCAGGGGGGCGCACACCGCCTGCACGATCGCTTCTTCTACCAGCGTGAAG